One part of the Sporosarcina ureae genome encodes these proteins:
- a CDS encoding IS110 family transposase gives MNSKENTKINQVTEQTLVIGIDIAKHNHYATFVDERGRVLKKAFLVKQTRKGFEQFYQEILEGMKEFDKSHVIVGVEPTGHYWLNSAYFLEDYGIPLVVINPMHVKKVKELDDNLQTKNDKKDALTIARLMKDGRFSYPKLLRDQAANIRSCFTLEQTLIDDRTILKNRIHRWVDKYFPELFEVFSDFGAMVLGVLETTPLPAELVNMTTADLADQCAKASQMKQRRPKIAAKVIEVAQTSIGITVAPWGAKREIQCLIRQYRLLEEELAMIEEEIQSLIVQTADYEYLASFPGISRRTISGLLAEIGSFTDFESPRQLIKLAGLTLHENSSGKHKGMKKISKRGRRRLRAILFRAMHPILRNNPAFMKLHQYYTQRPQNPLRKKESMVVLCSKLLKVLHAMCTKKRKFDGEQMLADLHCLQLVA, from the coding sequence ATGAATTCTAAAGAAAATACTAAAATTAATCAAGTCACAGAACAAACATTAGTGATAGGTATCGACATTGCTAAACATAATCATTACGCAACCTTTGTCGATGAACGTGGACGTGTTTTGAAAAAAGCATTTCTCGTTAAACAGACGCGTAAAGGGTTTGAACAGTTCTATCAAGAAATACTAGAGGGTATGAAAGAATTCGATAAATCGCATGTGATAGTGGGCGTGGAGCCTACAGGACATTACTGGTTGAATTCAGCATATTTCCTAGAGGACTACGGTATACCACTGGTCGTTATCAATCCGATGCATGTGAAGAAAGTTAAGGAATTAGATGATAATCTGCAAACCAAAAACGATAAGAAAGACGCTCTGACGATCGCACGGCTAATGAAAGATGGTCGTTTCTCATATCCGAAGCTTCTTCGGGATCAAGCAGCAAATATTCGTTCCTGTTTCACGCTTGAGCAAACTTTAATAGACGACCGCACCATTCTGAAAAACAGAATTCATCGATGGGTAGATAAATACTTCCCTGAGCTATTCGAGGTATTCTCAGATTTTGGAGCCATGGTTCTAGGTGTGTTGGAGACAACCCCGTTGCCTGCAGAGCTGGTCAATATGACAACAGCTGATTTAGCGGATCAATGCGCGAAAGCGAGTCAGATGAAGCAAAGGCGACCTAAAATAGCAGCTAAAGTCATTGAGGTAGCTCAGACATCCATTGGCATCACCGTGGCTCCTTGGGGAGCTAAACGGGAGATACAATGTCTCATTCGCCAATACCGTCTACTCGAGGAAGAACTTGCGATGATTGAAGAGGAAATACAATCCTTAATTGTCCAAACGGCTGATTATGAATATCTCGCTTCATTTCCGGGAATTTCCCGTAGAACTATTTCCGGTCTCTTAGCGGAGATTGGAAGTTTTACTGACTTTGAAAGTCCACGCCAATTAATTAAATTAGCGGGACTTACGTTACATGAGAATTCCTCTGGTAAACATAAGGGAATGAAGAAGATATCAAAACGAGGACGAAGACGATTACGGGCTATTTTATTCAGAGCAATGCATCCAATCCTTAGAAACAACCCTGCCTTTATGAAGCTTCATCAGTATTATACGCAACGACCTCAAAATCCCCTTCGTAAGAAGGAGTCGATGGTCGTGTTATGTAGCAAATTACTAAAGGTTCTTCATGCCATGTGTACAAAAAAGCGGAAATTTGATGGTGAGCAAATGCTTGCGGACCTTCACTGTTTACAATTAGTAGCATGA
- a CDS encoding alpha/beta-type small acid-soluble spore protein: MPNNNNSNQLLVPGVQQALNQMKEEIASEFGVQLGPDSTSRANGSVGGEITKRLVRQAQSQMNGYTK; the protein is encoded by the coding sequence ATGCCAAACAACAACAACTCGAACCAACTGCTAGTACCAGGAGTACAACAGGCTTTGAACCAGATGAAGGAAGAGATTGCTTCTGAATTTGGAGTACAACTTGGACCAGACTCAACATCGCGTGCCAACGGATCCGTCGGCGGAGAAATTACAAAGCGATTAGTGCGTCAGGCTCAGTCACAAATGAACGGTTATACTAAGTAA
- the thiI gene encoding tRNA uracil 4-sulfurtransferase ThiI, which yields MNWNTILIRYGEMSLKGKNKSKFIRKLKTNIKAALSDLSTVTMRAERDRMFIYTEKPEELDRAVEILPSIFGIQSFSPIVICEPTLEVIKETSLKVLGKNETTGKTFKVDVKRVDKRFPLDTGELQQVLGGHVLKTFPDLIVQMKKPEILLYVEIQHEAAYISSHTYKGAGGMPVGSNGHSILLLSGGIDSPVAGYMMMKRGVSFDAVHFASPPFTSDLAIEKVEDIVRQLAKFGAVIRLHVIPFTDLQQAIVKQVPSNLSMTTTRRMMMKVADQVRQDTNSLGLITGDSLGQVASQTLESLTAINEVTNTPVLRPLIAMDKLDIIEIAQKIGTYDISIRPYDDCCTVFTPPSNKTKPRVEKVAYYESFQKFDDMVAEVASQRVTTIPSQQTEDDFEDLL from the coding sequence ATGAACTGGAATACCATTTTGATTAGATATGGTGAAATGTCACTTAAAGGAAAAAACAAGAGTAAATTTATACGTAAACTGAAAACGAATATTAAAGCGGCTTTGTCGGATTTAAGCACAGTCACAATGCGCGCAGAGCGTGATCGGATGTTCATTTACACAGAAAAACCTGAAGAGTTGGATCGTGCAGTTGAAATTTTGCCTTCTATTTTCGGTATTCAATCATTCAGCCCAATTGTAATTTGCGAACCTACATTAGAAGTCATTAAAGAAACTTCGTTAAAGGTACTCGGTAAGAACGAAACTACGGGAAAGACTTTTAAAGTAGACGTCAAACGTGTAGACAAACGATTCCCGCTTGATACAGGGGAATTGCAACAAGTATTGGGTGGACATGTATTGAAAACGTTCCCTGATTTAATCGTACAAATGAAAAAGCCGGAAATATTATTGTACGTAGAGATCCAACACGAAGCAGCATATATCTCTTCACACACCTACAAAGGTGCAGGAGGTATGCCTGTCGGTTCGAATGGTCACTCTATATTGTTATTGTCAGGAGGTATCGACAGCCCGGTAGCAGGCTATATGATGATGAAGCGTGGCGTCTCCTTCGACGCAGTTCACTTTGCGTCTCCTCCATTCACAAGTGATTTGGCAATAGAAAAAGTAGAAGACATCGTCCGACAACTAGCGAAATTCGGTGCAGTCATTCGATTGCACGTCATTCCTTTCACTGACCTGCAGCAGGCGATTGTGAAACAAGTACCGAGCAACTTGTCGATGACCACTACGAGAAGAATGATGATGAAAGTCGCGGATCAAGTACGTCAAGACACGAATTCGCTTGGATTGATCACAGGCGACAGTCTTGGACAAGTAGCAAGTCAGACACTCGAGAGTTTGACCGCTATCAATGAAGTAACGAATACACCTGTCCTACGACCACTTATCGCAATGGATAAATTGGACATTATTGAGATCGCTCAAAAAATCGGAACATACGATATTTCTATCCGTCCATACGACGATTGCTGTACTGTATTCACGCCACCAAGCAATAAAACGAAACCGCGCGTTGAAAAAGTCGCGTACTACGAAAGCTTCCAGAAGTTCGACGACATGGTGGCGGAAGTCGCAAGCCAGCGTGTAACAACGATCCCAAGCCAGCAGACGGAAGACGACTTCGAAGACTTGTTGTAA
- a CDS encoding cysteine desulfurase family protein: MYFDHSATTKPDERVLRTFMDASVSYFANPASLHAEGKRTEKLLERARTQVLSAIGLELTEGIFTSGGTESNNLAILGYVYANQHKGRHLITTSIEHPSVLRVFQDLEKQGFTVDYLTVDQEGRISLDELKETLQDDTILVSIMHVNNEIGTIQPIEQCAKIIHTFPRAKFHSDCVQSFGKLSFAGFTDGPDLISLSAHKMYGIKNSGFLAYRKNIQLQPIVFGGGQEHKLRSGTVSVPHAAALAKAVRLLVEEVDLQQFQQWRNELVEFFSEFDECRVLAPNASAPYILSVAFAQITGEIAINFLQQQGMIVSTSSACSSKNSDVSHVIEAVGMPQKFEKGVIRISLGKDQTIEEIEQLKVAVRQLIELIRKGVGK, encoded by the coding sequence ATGTATTTCGATCACAGCGCAACAACAAAACCAGATGAGAGAGTTCTTCGCACCTTTATGGATGCTTCTGTATCCTATTTCGCGAATCCAGCGTCGCTTCATGCCGAAGGAAAACGTACAGAGAAATTGCTGGAACGTGCGCGAACTCAAGTACTCTCGGCGATAGGGCTTGAACTGACTGAAGGGATATTCACTTCGGGCGGGACAGAATCCAATAATCTTGCCATACTAGGTTATGTATATGCGAATCAGCACAAAGGACGTCATCTGATCACAACGAGTATCGAACATCCTTCCGTGTTACGTGTTTTTCAAGACTTGGAAAAGCAAGGCTTCACTGTCGATTATTTAACGGTAGATCAAGAAGGACGAATTTCATTGGACGAACTCAAAGAAACGTTGCAGGATGATACAATTTTAGTTAGTATCATGCATGTCAACAATGAAATAGGCACAATCCAGCCGATTGAGCAATGTGCGAAAATCATTCATACATTTCCACGCGCGAAATTCCATTCAGATTGTGTGCAAAGTTTCGGAAAGCTATCATTTGCTGGTTTTACAGATGGCCCCGATCTGATTTCATTATCAGCTCACAAGATGTACGGAATAAAAAATAGTGGATTCCTAGCATACCGTAAAAACATTCAACTACAACCGATTGTGTTTGGCGGTGGTCAAGAACATAAGTTGCGCAGTGGAACGGTGTCGGTGCCGCATGCAGCAGCACTTGCGAAAGCTGTCCGTTTACTAGTGGAAGAAGTGGATTTGCAACAGTTTCAACAATGGCGAAACGAGCTGGTGGAGTTTTTCTCGGAATTTGACGAATGCAGGGTATTGGCACCGAATGCAAGTGCACCCTATATATTATCTGTAGCATTTGCTCAGATTACCGGAGAGATCGCGATTAATTTCTTGCAACAGCAAGGCATGATCGTTTCAACTTCCAGTGCATGTTCATCCAAAAATTCCGATGTAAGTCACGTGATTGAAGCTGTCGGCATGCCACAGAAATTTGAAAAAGGTGTTATCAGAATTAGCTTAGGTAAAGATCAAACAATAGAAGAAATCGAACAATTAAAAGTAGCGGTTCGTCAATTAATCGAACTGATCAGAAAAGGAGTGGGGAAATGA
- the ezrA gene encoding septation ring formation regulator EzrA yields MIYIIIPLVIIIVLTVMAFLSRRKHIQEISEMEQEKLQIQSEPIFEEMTKVKQLNMTGETEEMFERWRNTWTEVVDDRLHNVDLLLLDAEGQVDRFRFKKATETEKQIREILNECEKEMRTILQELNELIGSEERNRFEIETVKEHHRAARKKILAHQYAFGPAVEPLEKEWESFNPRFEEYDALIENGNYLQAREIVIVLGAKEERFSFLLDEIPTLLNELQTKIPAALREMRKGIIEMEGQEYYLGHLKMPSRFDKIEQQIADLRQLLARLDVEEVAAEVNEIHDEIESFYDVLEEEVSSRHYVDEHLDQMLDLFEELQYAIPDTIEEVKFVQQSYRLNENEVIIPQMALQKLNALAKRIEIFIERQDAKNLAYSAQQIELQELVEELDAISEAHSKFSNRIKNLRIDENLVRSRIVTLAQQLQIADRNLHRANIPGIPDDMNVQLEEADEQIFIVKQSLEEVPLNMALVESYVQKADAVVTDVCAKAEDMIENALLVERIIQYGNRYRASHPEVHNKLLKAEESFMQCRYLRALEEAGTAVEEVEPGALKKIQGMIQVKA; encoded by the coding sequence ATGATATACATCATCATTCCATTAGTTATCATCATTGTTTTAACGGTGATGGCATTTCTGTCTAGGCGAAAGCATATACAAGAAATCAGTGAAATGGAACAAGAAAAATTACAAATTCAAAGCGAGCCAATATTCGAAGAAATGACGAAGGTAAAGCAGTTGAATATGACGGGCGAAACAGAAGAAATGTTCGAGAGATGGCGCAACACTTGGACTGAAGTAGTCGATGATCGTCTTCATAACGTAGATTTGCTTTTACTGGATGCTGAAGGGCAAGTAGATCGTTTCCGTTTTAAGAAAGCTACGGAAACAGAAAAACAAATCCGCGAAATCTTGAATGAATGTGAAAAAGAGATGCGAACGATCTTGCAGGAACTAAACGAACTGATTGGTAGTGAAGAAAGAAATCGGTTCGAAATAGAAACGGTAAAAGAACATCACCGTGCAGCGCGCAAAAAGATCTTAGCTCATCAGTACGCATTCGGACCGGCAGTGGAGCCTTTAGAAAAAGAGTGGGAATCCTTTAATCCAAGATTTGAGGAGTATGACGCACTTATCGAAAATGGTAATTACCTACAAGCTCGTGAAATAGTTATTGTGTTAGGAGCAAAAGAAGAACGCTTTTCGTTTTTACTTGATGAGATTCCTACATTACTTAATGAGTTGCAGACGAAAATACCTGCAGCATTGCGAGAAATGCGAAAAGGGATCATCGAAATGGAAGGTCAGGAGTACTATCTAGGACATCTGAAAATGCCTTCACGTTTCGACAAAATCGAACAACAAATTGCGGATCTTCGACAGTTATTAGCGCGTTTGGATGTTGAAGAAGTAGCAGCGGAAGTGAATGAAATTCATGATGAAATCGAATCATTCTATGATGTGTTGGAAGAGGAAGTTAGCTCCCGTCATTACGTAGATGAGCATTTGGATCAAATGTTGGATCTGTTTGAAGAGCTTCAATATGCAATTCCAGATACGATTGAAGAAGTGAAATTCGTTCAGCAAAGTTATCGTTTGAATGAAAACGAGGTTATTATTCCACAAATGGCATTGCAAAAGTTGAACGCACTGGCGAAACGAATAGAAATATTCATCGAACGTCAGGACGCGAAAAACTTAGCTTACTCAGCTCAACAAATCGAGTTGCAAGAGCTAGTGGAAGAATTGGATGCAATCTCTGAAGCACATTCTAAGTTCAGTAACCGCATCAAAAACCTTCGCATCGACGAAAATCTTGTACGCTCTCGCATTGTGACACTTGCACAACAACTTCAAATTGCAGATCGTAATTTACACCGTGCCAATATCCCAGGAATTCCTGATGATATGAATGTACAACTTGAAGAAGCTGATGAACAAATTTTTATTGTGAAACAAAGTTTAGAAGAAGTGCCGCTTAATATGGCATTGGTTGAATCCTATGTTCAAAAAGCAGATGCCGTCGTCACAGATGTCTGTGCGAAAGCTGAAGACATGATTGAAAATGCATTGCTTGTAGAACGAATCATCCAATACGGTAACCGTTACCGTGCGTCACATCCTGAAGTCCACAATAAATTGTTAAAAGCAGAAGAGTCCTTCATGCAATGCCGCTACTTAAGAGCATTGGAAGAAGCGGGTACCGCGGTTGAAGAAGTTGAACCAGGAGCCTTGAAAAAAATTCAAGGTATGATTCAGGTCAAAGCCTAA
- a CDS encoding FapA family protein, with protein sequence MARSITTQAETVAEAIKEALEILQLTMDDVHVHVKRPAGTSMFGLRKVLAEVTVNEKEKKESVHEQAEEILAGVRVHNERLEVRFGKLTYPIIVPSIGVELRINGTECTERTIVLSTDSVECSARSEDVAAHFVIRLDEDLMVATAVVTPGKRITRTLQDSPWKQILNIQVSEKVDVYNELTTEQLVEELNSMGIDKGISLNGIRQALNTLEYTEIIVARGIPPIESQDARLDIHLNFKKIEEDEEGLVDFREHNFIPTVKAGQLIATYIPAVQGSNGKNLKGETYKVKPPKDIIVRPLDTVDSVVHKLYAKIDGRPVIEWRSKLAKIYVNREYRHASYVNLESGNIHFEGDVWIGGSVHPSMFIAASGIITIMKNCTKASIRGTKSVFIQGSIFSSTVTVGIQEKVITMMVNDLTEVLLYLRNIESALVQIFTLRNEDPEEVAPFILKQVIQLLLEQKYSDFTEMNKHFIQLVKNHTRRLDKEWIAFADRLYQLFIDPLREEQTNILYLRKLIKEANNLLEVYSEEIRPESVLQATFALNSILYSNGDIHIRSKGVYNCSVTALHDITIKGVCRGGEVIAGRHIELDETGSSAGVKTFIQTNEEGSIHIAKAYPGTLIQIGSQRHEFLQIRQQVTAKLNEQGLLSIT encoded by the coding sequence ATGGCCAGATCCATTACAACGCAAGCCGAAACGGTAGCAGAGGCGATCAAAGAAGCACTGGAGATTTTGCAACTGACGATGGATGACGTGCATGTCCATGTAAAACGGCCCGCAGGTACATCGATGTTCGGTTTGAGAAAAGTGCTAGCAGAAGTCACAGTCAATGAAAAAGAAAAAAAGGAAAGTGTTCATGAGCAAGCAGAAGAAATCTTGGCAGGTGTTCGAGTTCATAATGAAAGATTAGAAGTTCGGTTCGGAAAACTAACCTATCCAATCATTGTTCCTTCTATAGGTGTCGAACTACGGATCAACGGAACGGAGTGCACAGAGCGAACGATTGTATTGTCGACAGATAGTGTAGAATGCAGTGCGCGTTCAGAAGATGTAGCTGCACATTTTGTGATACGTCTAGATGAAGATCTTATGGTTGCAACCGCTGTCGTGACACCAGGGAAGAGAATCACTCGTACGTTGCAGGATTCACCATGGAAACAAATCCTGAATATACAAGTATCTGAAAAAGTAGATGTATACAATGAACTGACCACAGAACAGCTAGTGGAAGAATTGAATAGTATGGGAATTGATAAGGGTATTTCCTTGAATGGTATTCGGCAAGCCTTGAACACGTTGGAGTATACAGAGATTATCGTGGCGAGAGGAATTCCTCCTATTGAAAGTCAGGATGCCCGACTCGATATTCACCTGAACTTCAAAAAGATAGAGGAAGACGAAGAGGGATTGGTTGATTTTCGAGAACATAATTTCATTCCAACGGTCAAGGCAGGTCAGCTTATTGCGACATATATCCCAGCGGTACAAGGGAGTAACGGCAAGAACTTGAAAGGTGAAACGTATAAAGTAAAACCGCCTAAAGATATTATCGTGCGTCCCCTTGATACTGTAGATAGTGTCGTGCATAAGCTATATGCGAAAATTGACGGAAGACCCGTTATTGAATGGCGGAGTAAGCTTGCAAAAATTTATGTGAATCGAGAATATCGTCATGCATCCTATGTGAATTTGGAAAGTGGCAATATTCATTTTGAAGGGGACGTATGGATTGGGGGTAGTGTCCATCCGTCTATGTTTATCGCGGCTTCTGGCATCATAACAATTATGAAAAATTGTACGAAGGCTTCCATTCGTGGGACTAAATCGGTATTCATACAAGGCAGTATATTTTCTTCTACCGTTACGGTAGGCATTCAGGAAAAGGTTATTACCATGATGGTCAATGATTTAACGGAGGTTTTGCTCTACTTACGCAATATTGAATCGGCACTCGTTCAGATCTTTACATTACGTAATGAAGATCCAGAGGAAGTTGCACCTTTTATATTGAAACAAGTCATTCAGTTATTATTGGAACAAAAGTATAGTGATTTCACAGAAATGAATAAACATTTTATTCAATTAGTGAAAAACCATACGAGACGATTAGATAAAGAGTGGATAGCTTTTGCCGATCGATTGTATCAGCTATTTATCGACCCGCTACGAGAGGAACAAACGAACATCCTGTATTTACGTAAATTGATTAAGGAAGCAAATAATTTACTAGAAGTATACAGCGAAGAAATTCGTCCAGAGTCCGTATTGCAAGCTACATTCGCATTGAATAGTATTTTATATAGTAATGGAGATATTCATATTCGTTCGAAAGGTGTCTATAATTGTTCCGTTACGGCACTACATGATATTACGATTAAAGGTGTCTGTCGGGGCGGAGAAGTCATTGCAGGAAGACATATTGAATTAGATGAAACAGGATCAAGTGCTGGTGTGAAAACATTTATCCAAACAAATGAAGAAGGAAGCATCCATATCGCAAAAGCCTATCCTGGGACATTGATTCAAATTGGATCGCAACGCCATGAATTTTTGCAAATTCGTCAACAAGTAACAGCAAAATTGAATGAACAAGGCCTTCTATCCATTACGTAA
- a CDS encoding S1C family serine protease, translated as MDNKDPYQEELDDDELQDLVLDAQREALEKAAAEKNVRRTYRPFPKWMFWIMATTLALSTFAIVFQIYSIPALEFLKASSELSSDPQIAEYKEAVVVVATENTKGTGFSINEEGTIITNYHVVEGNESMIVSFPDGQRFTANVTNVFPNIDLAILEVNGTDLPHLTLAKETMFYDQEPITFIGNPLSFSGIANKGHTIDYIQLSDWDIPVVMIKAPVYRGNSGSPVINEEGKVIGIVFATLDEETHGKVGLFIPVDAYYDAMANEGR; from the coding sequence GTGGATAATAAAGATCCGTATCAAGAAGAGTTGGATGATGATGAGCTGCAAGATTTAGTACTCGACGCACAGCGTGAAGCGTTAGAAAAAGCAGCTGCTGAAAAAAATGTCCGACGCACCTACCGCCCCTTCCCAAAGTGGATGTTCTGGATCATGGCAACTACTTTGGCACTCAGCACATTCGCCATTGTCTTTCAAATTTATTCAATCCCTGCGTTAGAATTTTTAAAAGCATCATCAGAGTTATCTTCTGATCCACAAATAGCAGAATATAAAGAAGCAGTCGTCGTAGTTGCTACTGAGAATACAAAAGGTACAGGCTTCTCTATCAATGAAGAAGGGACGATTATCACGAATTATCATGTAGTCGAAGGAAATGAATCGATGATTGTCTCTTTTCCTGACGGTCAACGATTTACCGCAAATGTTACAAACGTGTTTCCAAATATCGATCTAGCGATATTGGAAGTAAATGGAACGGACCTCCCTCATTTAACATTGGCAAAAGAAACGATGTTTTACGATCAGGAGCCGATCACATTTATAGGGAATCCGTTAAGTTTTTCCGGAATAGCGAATAAAGGCCACACAATTGATTACATACAATTGTCCGATTGGGATATTCCTGTCGTGATGATAAAAGCGCCTGTTTATAGAGGTAATAGCGGAAGTCCTGTTATTAATGAAGAAGGTAAAGTAATTGGTATTGTATTTGCTACGCTAGATGAGGAAACACATGGTAAGGTTGGATTGTTCATTCCTGTAGATGCTTATTATGATGCAATGGCTAATGAAGGAAGATAA
- a CDS encoding general stress protein has protein sequence MNKFFLENAVQAKKKIEELVAQGYTHEEIFIFAHSEDREDKISDALDSEQVGMAEMGFLNAMKNMFTSRGDTLRAQMQAIGLSEAEAEEGESELDKGRLLLVAKK, from the coding sequence ATGAATAAGTTTTTCCTAGAGAATGCGGTACAAGCAAAAAAGAAGATTGAAGAATTGGTAGCACAAGGCTACACACATGAAGAAATCTTCATTTTCGCACATAGCGAAGATCGTGAAGACAAAATTTCGGATGCACTTGATTCAGAACAAGTAGGTATGGCGGAAATGGGCTTCCTCAATGCAATGAAGAACATGTTCACATCACGTGGCGATACATTGCGCGCGCAGATGCAAGCAATTGGCCTATCAGAAGCAGAAGCTGAAGAAGGCGAAAGCGAACTGGATAAAGGCAGACTATTACTAGTCGCTAAAAAGTAA
- a CDS encoding carboxymuconolactone decarboxylase family protein, producing MSTGRIEAGLEKIREYVSEEEAERMMTADALKELAPDLRKYIVEFAYGEIYSRSGLDSKQRQLVTLSSLVTQGATTQIQTHVKRALTVGLTKTEIVESMMQLIPYVGFPRVQTALTAAKDILEQEK from the coding sequence TTGTCAACAGGACGTATTGAAGCGGGTTTAGAGAAGATCAGGGAGTATGTGAGTGAAGAAGAAGCCGAACGTATGATGACGGCGGACGCATTAAAAGAACTGGCGCCAGATTTACGGAAATACATAGTGGAGTTTGCGTATGGTGAGATTTATTCACGATCTGGACTTGACAGCAAGCAACGACAATTGGTGACACTCTCATCACTTGTCACACAGGGAGCGACTACACAAATCCAAACGCATGTTAAACGAGCATTGACAGTAGGTTTGACTAAAACGGAAATTGTGGAAAGTATGATGCAACTCATTCCATACGTTGGATTCCCACGAGTACAAACTGCGTTAACTGCTGCTAAAGACATACTTGAACAAGAAAAATGA